The Dysidea avara chromosome 13, odDysAvar1.4, whole genome shotgun sequence genome includes a region encoding these proteins:
- the LOC136242381 gene encoding uncharacterized protein, with the protein MKRCLLSGVSVPLSPLKSCIVEALCILLTTRHGQSKRTTDANGKRRYVSRWDLVLQDYFALRARLYNSLDLLEGKNLALYTINTTTLRKWHKNEERRKEILARMQGLKLFAPPLCAQEDLPSSLDLPLSPPTPPKPLHQFPEAANTTVQEEIRAAVCTGTHVGPRVLCTVIHPHKVASLPSVSVLHSSGRLQLQEQELKTTPPRTVSRSVKCYRKRKLLLLD; encoded by the exons ATGAAGAG GTGCCTGCTATCTGGAGTCTCTGTTCCATTGTCTCCATTAAAGAGCTGCATTGTAGAGGCACTGTGCATATTGCTTACTACAAGACATGGCCAATCAAAGAGGACCACTGATGCCA ACGGCAAGAGAAGATATGTGTCCAGGTGGGACTTGGTACTGCAAGATTATTTTGCCCTCCGTGCTCGCTTGTACAACTCACTCGATCTGCTGGAGGGGAAAAACCTTGCCTTATACACTATTAATACAACTACTTTG CGAAAGTGGCACAAGAATGAAGAGAGGAGGAAGGAGATCCTGGCACGCATGCAGGGTTTAAAGCTGTTTGCTCCTCCTCTCTGTGCTCAAGAGGACCTTCCTTCATCTCTTGACCTGCCACTTTCCCCTCCTACCCCTCCAAAACCATTGCATCAGTTTCCTGAGGCGGCAAACACCACTGTACAGGAAGAGATCAGAGCTGCTGTGTGCACTGGCACTCATGTGGGTCCTCGAGTACTGTGCACAGTCATACATCCTCATAAGGTTGCTTCATTACCATCTGTATCTGTACTTCACTCGAGTGGCAGACTG CAATTGCAAGAGCAAGAATTGAAGACAACACCACCTA GAACAGTAAGTCGTTCAGTCAAGTGTTATCGGAAAAggaagctgctgctgctggattAG